Proteins found in one Melospiza georgiana isolate bMelGeo1 chromosome 1, bMelGeo1.pri, whole genome shotgun sequence genomic segment:
- the NACAD gene encoding NAC-alpha domain-containing protein 1: MRMRMRMERSDAARPGLSAAAASRARAWRYRGAPARFPRRGTGTLGTSLRGHPPEPRNPRGSAAGCAPPYRTGRRCWDWGLSLGPPQAPGGGAGSALQEGPGAIAAPSAPARPMEPCPGASAPPPMAAAPPPMPAKEEARPPPEGASCEPGAAAAAPPGSPCRPPPAEPLDARIVMGEETRSAPPEPRGAPPVPCPFPAPPKEPPPGRPPALDPELFFTAPSTPVRAGGPRPGPPEEPTDADSEGLCSPPTSPSGSYMTAEGGSWGSSGTASTSPSCSPNLAAEAEGLGEAEAEGLGGALGLPLGLGDPPAFPPLSPEEEDDDDDEDGPFAPPGCADDEDEDEDDEDGQTPEEEDEDEGSGLIPAALLPFRGSLLFQAEAVEISPRAAPEEEEEEDEGSTSASFLRSLSESSIPEGGDEAFAFRDDTDASSDSAAYDGDEDERLYGSERHAGDAGTPAGTPPGTPPGSPAPPGVELHLRAGSPCPGTAPAPPGGDAQLDGHARVPATAFVPIAAARPPPEPPEGAAAAAEGSGTAPGPCPELAGTGPVPPGLCARDPQSHQPGDTNGDGPGGDSDGDNDLELSTGTVGSASGHSELGSAATALGTAVTLTPVDEMDAADNDMMAPVTPTPLDEMDTVANDVVAPVTPSLVGTDLVAPVTPSLVDSVDTDLVAPVTPTPLDEMDAAAPSPVTPSPPDADLGTPGTPTPLDEMDAADADVVTASLMDSTAPSPPDEQDTVATDMVTPGTPALLESVDSDEVAASLMDSTATSLVAPSPLDAAAPDGVALVTPSPPDEPDTVATSLVTPVTASPPDELDTVATSLVTPVTPSPPHEPDSVATSLVTPVTPSPPHELDITATDLVTEVTPSQLDKMEAVDAVLVTPTLKDAVATDLVTPVTPTLMATVATSPVTSPPMDESNAAAIDLVTSVTPLPVDESSTVATSPVTSVTPAPMATTDAAPVTPSVTDTTVTRTVTSVTPSPQDETATATTETATVTPDLKDTVTPDLKDTVTPAAVTPSLKDTVTPAAVTPDLKDTVTPAAVTPDLKDTVTPAAVTPSPMDAVAATPVPPSPPGAVPAPCPPARAVSPVALAARESPPAVPACPLARAPLSQPPGDIPEERGDAAAARAEGSSRTGEAAPSPSEPEQEEEEEEAEDEDAAPAPPSPQFTASEREVFVGTPPAPPELLPPPGAFSGRGAGPGVPAPLAAVPPPAPPGPAAGDTDAKGPPSPPERQQEEAAAVGGVAPSPLPAAGPPPEPPRPAPPKLSQVPPPRAPPGQEPPPGLPLSRKHLEAPQAPPQKEPEPRGRAGVPGAGAARAPPRGSLQSESSSSSEAEPPRPPPAPQRCQPNHRGSGNESESNDESIPELEEPEGSELPPAQPQVPLGHGLGPGEEPLSKAKQSRSEKKARKAMSKLGLRQIHGVTRITIRKSKNILFVISKPDVFKSPASDIYIVFGEAKIEDLSQQVHKAAAEKFKVPLEHSALVTDAAPALAIKEESEEEEEVDETGLEVRDIELVMAQANVSRPKAVRALRHNNNDIVNAIMELTM; the protein is encoded by the exons atgaggatgaggatgaggatggagcgGTCGGACGCGGCCCGGCCGGGGCTCTCGGCAGCCGCCGCCTCCCGGGCTCGGGCCTGGCGGTACCGGGGGGCTCCGGCCCGGTTCCCCCGACGGGGCACGGGCACTTTGGGGACCTCGCTGCGGGGTCACCCCCCTGAACCCCGGAACCCGCGGGGGTCGGCAGCGGGTTGTGCCCCCCCGTACCGGACCGGGAGGCGCTGCTGGGACTGGGGGCTGAGCCTCGGCCCCCCCCAGg CGCCCGGGGGGGGCGCGGGGTCGGCGCTGCAGGAGGGGCCGGGGGCGATCGCGGCTCCGAGCGCGCCCGCCCGACCCATGGAGCCGTGCCCGGGGGCCTCAG CGCCCCCGCCGATGGCCGCAGCGCCCCCGCCGATGCCGGCCAAGGAGGAGGCTCGCCCCCCGCCCGAGGGGGCCAGCTGTgagcccggcgccgccgccgccgccccccccGGCTCTCCgtgccgccccccgcccgcggAGCCGCTGGACGCGCGCATCGTGATGGGCGAGGAGACGCGCAGCGCGCCGCCCGAGCCGCGGGGCGCGCCCCCCGTGCCTTGCCCCTTCCCCGCGCCCCCCAAGGAGCCGCCCCCGGGCCGCCCCCCCGCGCTCGACCCCGAGCTCTTCTTCACGGCGCCCTCGACGCCGGTGCGGGCGGGggggccgcggccgggcccGCCCGAGGAGCCGACGGACGCGGACAGCGAGGGGCTCTGCTCGCCGCCCACGTCCCCCTCGGGCTCCTACATGACGGCCGAGGGCggcagctggggctcctcgGGCACCGCCAGCACCTCCCCGTCCTGCTCCCCCAACCTGGCGGCCGAGGCCGAGGGCCTGGGGGAGGCCGAGGCCGAAGGGCTGGGgggggccctggggctgcccctcgGCCTGGGGGACCCCCCGGCCTTCCCCCCGCTGTCCCCCGAGGAGGAGGATGACGATGATGACGAGGACGGGCCCTTCGCGCCGCCGGGCTGTGCGGATgacgaggatgaggatgaggatgatgaggacGGGCAGACGccggaggaggaggacgaggacgagggCTCGGGGCTGATCCCGGCGGCGCTGCTCCCGTTCCGGGGCAGTCTCCTCTTCCAGGCCGAGGCCGTGGAGATCTCACCCCGGGCCGCccccgaggaggaggaggaggaggatgaaggcaGCACCTCGGCGTCCTTCCTGCGCTCGCTGTCCGAGAGCTCCATCCCCGAGGGCGGGGACGAGGCCTTCGCCTTCCGCGACGACACCGACGCCTCCTCGGACTCGGCCGCCTACGACGGGGACGAGGACGAGCGGCTCTACGGCAGCGAGCGGCACGCGGGGGACGCGGGGACACCGGCGGGGACCCCCCCGGGCACCCCCCCGGGCTCCCCCGCGCCCCCCGGCGTGGAGCTGCACCTGCGGGCCGGGTCCCCGTGCCCCGGCACAGCCCCGGCGCCGCCCGGCGGGGACGCGCAGCTGGACGGCCACGCCCGTGTCCCCGCCACCGCCTTCGTCCCCATCGCCGCGGCGCGGCCCCCGCCCGAGCCCCCCGAGGGGGCGGCCGCAGCCGCAGAAGGTTCTGGAACAGCGCCGGGACCGTGCCCGGAGCTGGCGGGGACCGGCCCTGTGCCCCcggggctctgtgccagggacccccagagccaccagccGGGGGACACCAACGGGGACGGGCCTGGCGGTGACAGCGATGGTGACAACGACCTCGAGCTCAGCACCGGGACAGTGGGGAGCGCCAGTGGGCACAGCGAGCTGGGATCTGCGGCCAccgccctggggacagcagtgacactgaCCCCTGTGGACGAGATGGACGCTGCAGACAATGACATGATGGCACCAGTGACACCGACCCCTCTGGATGAGATGGACACTGTGGCCAATGacgtggtggcaccagtgacacccagcctggtgggcacggacctggtggcaccagtgacaccCAGCCTAGTGGACTCGGTGGACACGGacctggtggcaccagtgacaccAACCCCCCTGGACGAGATGGAcgctgcagcccccagcccagtgACACCCAGCCCGCCTGACGCTGacttggggacaccagggacaccaaCCCCGCTGGATGAGATGGATGCTGCAGATGCTGATGTGGTGACAGCCAGCCTGATggacagcacagcccccagcccgcCAGACGAGCAGGACACTGTGGCCACTGAcatggtgacaccagggacaccagccctgctggaaagTGTAGACAGTGATGAGGTGGCAGCCAGCCTGATggacagcacagccaccagcctGGTGGCACCCAGCCCGTTGGATGCTGCAGCCCCTGATGGAGTGGCATTGGTGACACCAAGCCCACCAGATGAGCCAGACACTGTGGCCACCAGCTTAGTGACACCAGTAACAGCCAGCCCTCCAGATGAGCTGGACACCGTGGCCACCAGCCTGGTGACACCAGTGACACCCAGCCCACCACATGAGCCAGACAGTGTGGCCACCAGCCTGGTGACACCAGTGACACCAAGCCCACCACATGAGCTGGACATCACGGCCACTGACCTGGTGACAGAGGTGACCCCCAGCCAGCTGGACAAGATGGAAGCTGTGGACGCTGTCCTAGTGACACCCACCCTGAAGGATGCTGTGGCCACTGACTTGGTGACACCAGTGACACCCACCCTGATGGCCACTGTGGCCACCAGCCCGGTGACATCGCCCCCCATGGATGAGAGTAATGCTGCAGCCATTGACCTGGTGACATCGGTGACACCACTCCCCGTGGATGAGAGCAGCACTGTGGCCACCAGCCCGGTGACATCGGTGACACCTGCCCCGATGGCCACCACGGACGCTGCCCCAGTGACCCCAAGCGTGACAGACACCACGGTCACCAGAACGGTGACATCGGTGACACCGAGCCCCCAGGATGAGACGGCCACCGCGACCACTGAGACGGCCACCGTGACCCCCGACCTGAAGGACACCGTGACCCCCGACCTGAAGGACACCGTGACCCCTGCTGCAGTGACCCCCAGCCTGAAGGACACCGTGACCCCTGCTGCAGTGACCCCCGACCTGAAGGACACCGTGACCCCTGCTGCAGTGACCCCTGACCTGAAGGACACCGTGACCCCTGCTGCAGTGACCCCCAGCCCGATGGACGCTGTGGCCGCCACGCcggtgccccccagccccccgggcgctgtccctgccccgtgtccccctgcCCGGGCCGTGTCCCCCGTGGCGCTGGCAGCCCGGGAGTCcccccccgctgtccccgcgtGTCCCCTGGCACGGGCGCCGCTGTCGCAGCCCCCCGGGGACATCCCTGAGGAGCGGGGGGACGCGGCCGCCGCCCGTGCCGAGGGTTCGTCCCGCACCGGAGAGGCCGCGCCGAGCCCCTCGGAGCccgagcaggaggaggaggaggaggaagcagaggatgAGGATGCGGCCCCCGCGCCCCCCTCGCCGCAGTTCACGGCCTCGGAGCGGGAGGTGTTCGTGGGGACCCCCCCGGCGCCCCCcgagctgctgccaccacccgGTGCCTTTTcggggcgcggggccggcccgggggtCCCCGCCCCGCTCGCGGCGGtgccgccccccgcgccccccggccccgctgcagGGGACACCGATGCCAAaggccccccgagcccccccgagcggcagcaggaggaggcggcggccgTGGGGGGGGTcgcccccagccccctccccgcTGCGGGGCcgccccctgagcccccccgCCCTGCGCCCCCCAAACTCAGCCAAGTGCCTCCCCCCAGGGCCCCCCCCGGCCAGGAGCCccccccggggctgcccctcTCCAGGAAGCACCTCGAAG ccccccaggcGCCCCCGCAGAAGGAGCCggagccccggggccgggcgggggtcccgggggcgggggcggcccgggCGCCCCCCCGGGGGTCTCTGCAGTCCGAGTCGAGCTCGTCCAGCGAGGCTGAGCCCCCCCGGCCCCCCCCGGCCCCCCAGCGCTGCCAGCCCAACCACCGAG GGTCCGGGAACGAGTCCGAGAGCAACGACGAGTCCATCCCGGAGCTGGAGGAGCCCGAGGGCTCGGagctgccccctgcccagccccag GTGCCCCTCGGCCACGGCCTCGGGCCCGGGGAGGAGCCGCTCAGCAAAGCCAAGCAGAGCCGCAGCGAGAAGAAAGCCCGCAAG GCCATGTCCAAGCTGGGGCTGCGGCAGATCCACGGCGTCACCCGCATCACCATCCGCAAGTCCAAGAACATCCTGTTCGTCATCTCCAAGCCCGACGTGTTCAAGAGCCCGGCCTCCGACATCTACATCGTCTTTGGGGAGGCCAAG ATCGAGGACCTGTCCCAGCAAGTGCACAAGGCGGCGGCCGAGAAGTTCAAGGTGCCCCTGGAGCACTCGGCGCTGGTGACGGACGCCGCTCCCGCCCTGGCCATCAAGGAGGAgagcgaggaggaggaggag GTGGATGAGACAGGCCTGGAGGTGCGGGACATCGAGCTGGTGATGGCCCAGGCCAACGTGTCCCGGCCCAAGGCTGTGAGAGCCCTGAGGCACAACAACAACGACATCGTCAACGCCATCATG GAACTGACCATGTAG